One genomic region from Amblyraja radiata isolate CabotCenter1 chromosome 17, sAmbRad1.1.pri, whole genome shotgun sequence encodes:
- the sdr42e1 gene encoding short-chain dehydrogenase/reductase family 42E member 1 translates to METSEKITASKTMLITGGGGYLGCRLGCTLQKMGLKVILFDIHSPLVEVPDTVSFIKGDICNYLEVETAFRNVDCVFHLASYGMSGREQLNIKLIEDVNLKGTDNVIKACLRNGIPSLLYTSTYNVVFGGQVIKNGDESLPYLPLHLHPDHYSRTKSLAEMKVLHANCTMHKKGSGVLRTCALRPAGIYGPGEQRHLPRIVNYVENGLFKFVYGAADCLVEFVHVDNLVSAQVLASEALTRQKNYIAAGQAYFISDGKPVNNFEFFKPLVEGLGYKYPTIRLPLSLIYYFAFLTEIVHYFVGRIYNFQPFLTRTEVYKTGVTHYFSIQKARKDLGYNPQEHSLKEIVEWFKTRGHGRKLSMYNIRRFMWDVVFLILLLIVIMSWLPVVSA, encoded by the exons ATGGAGACATCAGAAAAGATCACAGCATCCAAAACTATGCTGATAACTGGTGGGGGAGGTTATCTAGGATGTAG ACTTGGCTGCACCCTGCAGAAGATGGGCCTAAAGGTGATTCTGTTTGACATCCACAGTCCTTTAGTGGAAGTGCCTGATACAGTAAGCTTTATAAAAGGAGATATCTGCAACTACCTGGAGGTGGAGACTGCATTCAGGAATGTAGACTGTGTTTTCCATTTAGCTTCTTATGGCATGTCTGGTAGGGAGCAGCTAAATATAAAGCTGATAGAGGATGTTAATCTAAAAGGAACGGATAATGTTATCAAAGCATGTCTGAGGAATGGAATACCAAGTCTTCTTTACACAAGTACGTACAATGTTGTGTTTGGGGGCCAAGTAATTAAAAATGGAGATGAATCGCTGCCATATCTTCCTCTGCATCTTCACCCAGATCACTACTCAAGGACTAAATCTTTAGCTGAGATGAAGGTGCTGCACGCAAATTGCACCATGCACAAGAAAGGCTCTGGTGTTTTACGGACATGTGCCCTGCGGCCAGCAGGTATCTATGGACCAGGTGAGCAGAGACACCTTCCAAGGATCGTTAATTACGTGGAGAATGGCCTATTCAAGTTTGTATATGGGGCCGCAGATTGCCTGGTGGAGTTCGTTCACGTTGACAACCTTGTTTCTGCACAAGTACTGGCATCAGAagctttaacaagacaaaaaaattaCATAGCAGCAGGCCAAGCTTATTTCATCTCTGATGGCAAACCAGTCAACAACTTTGAATTTTTCAAACCACTGGTTGAAGGCCTTGGCTACAAGTACCCCACAATTAGATTGCCACTCTCACTCATCTATTACTTTGCTTTCCTAACTGAAATAGTTCACTATTTTGTCGGCCGCATTTACAATTTTCAACCATTTCTGACCCGAACGGAAGTCTATAAAACCGGCGTCACACATTATTTCAGCATACAGAAGGCTAGAAAAGATCTGGGGTACAATCCTCAAGAACATAGCTTGAAAGAAATAGTGGAGTGGTTCAAAACCCGTGGTCACGGGCGGAAATTATCCATGTACAACATTAGACGCTTTATGTGGGATGTCGTATTTTTAATACTGCTGTTGATTGTTATCATGTCTTGGCTTCCAGTAGTATCTGCATAA